One window of Watersipora subatra chromosome 3, tzWatSuba1.1, whole genome shotgun sequence genomic DNA carries:
- the LOC137392044 gene encoding uncharacterized protein, whose translation MTLFDRYVGNTYPIAEVEDVSRPQIVSRHSSSLPVDYKSEAKVLSRRSRSASPCIKKNYSLASGNTAEKRKIAKEALTHSVQLPVIKKQASQTLGRNFRAPRSSLVHTRQRVQVFNDHKRLKSPPHVWEHISVTRNGGLADINSNLSYQDNKEHCGRSITFYTHNQTAPQFSWDRTFSVIKHQKVHSSTTTSLFDCLPNECVLKIFSYLNQIEKGKCMLVSKLWYCMLRVPCLWRNVNLREFVLCYGHANYYPSESGELNSDEDLCKFQCNKQCYDRYMTRIDRYILFLIDVKAKVRRISISFDLANEYWMGLIKDLFRGVDFGQLTYADIDWHVTPVKPLWLTEGTTCRYNDFLHATRRRERYFLNFLEEFVEEMPNLKSLIVPFSWSERVIKYLGMLPNLHCLALKQYSVIRNPSQEVFDNIAKMNSLEKLLIEVWVSSSNHSTYHIASPSLKYLDLSQCRGFHLQSVNLPSLEILKVERLNGASQNNPSVPCLYDILRVGAPKLARINNCTLSSMTDVDDVINRVCSCKRHYPG comes from the exons ATGACATTATTTGACAGATATGTTGGAAATACATATCCGATTGCTGAAGTTGAGGATGTTTCAAGACCTCAGATAGTTAGTCGGCATAGCAGTAGTTTACCAGTGGACTACAAAAGTGAAGCTAAGGTCTTGTCCCGTCGCAGTAGAAGTGCATCTCCTTGTATAAAAAAGAACTATTCACTGGCTTCAG GAAATACTGCCGAAAAGCGAAAAATAGCAAAAGAAGCATTGACGCATTCGGTTCAACTGCCAGTGATAAAAAAGCAAGCCAGCCAAACTCTAGGGAGGAACTTCAGAGCTCCTCGTAGTAGTCTTGTACATACAAGACAAAGGGTTCAG GTATTTAATGACCATAAAAGACTAAAAAGTCCACCGCATGTGTGGGAGCATATATCTGTCACACGCAATGGTGGATTGGCTGACATAAACAGTAATCTGAGTTATCAGGACAACAAAGAACATTGTGGAAGGTCAATAACGTTCTATACGCATAATCAAACTGCTCCGCAATTCTCATGGGATAGAACATTCAGTGTAATAAAGCATCAAAAAGTTCACAGTAGTACCACAACGTCTTTATTTGACTGTCTGCCGAATGAGTGCGTGTTGAAGATATTCTCGTATTTGAATCAAATCGAAAAAGGAAAATGTATGCTCGTCTCAAAGTTGTGGTATTGCATGCTCAGGGTGCCTTGTCTTTGGAGAAATGTGAACTTGAGAGAATTTGTTCTATGCTACGGACATGCCAACTACTACCCCTCTGAAAGCGGCGAATTGAATAGCGACGAAGATCTGTGTAAGTTCCAGTGCAACAAGCAATGTTATGACAGGTATATGACCAGAATCGATAGATACATCTTGTTTCTCATAGATGTCAAAGCCAAGGTTCGGCGGATATCTATTTCATTTGATTTGGCGAATGAATACTGGATGGGTCTGATAAAAGATTTATTTCGAGGTGTCGACTTTGGACAGCTGACATATGCAGATATCGACTGGCATGTCACACCTGTGAAGCCGCTGTGGCTTACTGAGGGGACCACATGTCGTTATAACGATTTTCTTCATGCAACTCGGAGGCGTGAGAGGTATTTTCTCAATTTTTTGGAGGAGTTTGTCGAAGAAATGCCTAACCTAAAATCTTTGATTGTGCCATTCAGCTGGTCTGAACGTGTCATCAAGTATCTCGGCATGCTACCAAATCTACACTGCCTGGCTCTTAAGCAATACAGTGTCATTCGCAACCCCTCTCAAGAGGTGTTCGATAACATTGCTAAGATGAATTCTCTTGAAAAGCTGTTGATAGAGGTATGGGTGTCGAGCAGCAATCACAGCACCTACCACATTGCATCTCCTTCTTTGAAGTACCTTGACCTATCTCAATGCAGAGGCTTCCATCTCCAGTCGGTTAATTTGCCTTCTCTCGAAATACTCAAGGTAGAGCGACTGAACGGAGCAAGTCAAAACAATCCTAGTGTGCCATGCCTTTATGACATACTGCGCGTAGGGGCTCCAAAGCTCGCAAGAATCAACAATTGTACTCTTAGCTCAATGACTGATGTCGATGATGTCATAAATCGGGTATGTTCCTGCAAGAGGCACTACCCAGGCTAA